The following nucleotide sequence is from Alkalihalobacillus sp. LMS39.
TAATGCTGCAACTTCATCTACTAACTCACGGAATTCCTTTGTTCCTGTTGATTTATCACGTATGTACGTTAACTTGTGTTGAATTAACGGGTGATCAAATACATATACTTTGCTCATTATGTTAGCTCCTTTTTTCGCCATTTCTACTATGAGAGCATTCAGGACGATATACTCCTTTTGAAAATGATACAAAAAAAACTTGTCCCATTCAAGCCTGTTCCTTAAAAGTTCAATAAGAAAAACGCGGAAGCGTCTTTTCTTTCTATGCGAAGTGAGGAGCCCTGCCCGCTTTTAAAAGTGAACCCCAAGTGCTCTTGGACGAAACTCGGAGGTGCGGATCATTCGAGATTATCAGATCCCATGTCACATTTTTGCGGACAGAGCAGCCGTTATTTGTGAACATGATACGGGTTCGCATTTATTAGCGGCCACAGGAGCGCTTATTCACGCAAAAGCAACACTATTCCTAGCGATATATTATGATTAACGGCTCCTGTGTCCTCCAACGTTCTAAAACGCTAGCAATATTCACAGATAACGGTTTTCATGGCCGCTTACTTACCATAAACAACAAAATCGCTAACGCGATAAATCCGACCGAAGTGTTGAATGATTCACTTCGGTCTTTTCTTGCTTGTTTCATAATAATCCAAGTCCCTAATTCAGTCTAAGAATTTATTAGAGCAACGTTATACACAAGTCGACTATACTATAGTTTTTCTAAATAGGAAAAACATGGGAACTCTTATCACTTCAAGCGAAGTGCAGAGCCTTCGCTCTTCTAGAACAAGCTTTCAAAGCTTCGCTTCTACAACAAAATTTTAATCCTATCTTATCGTTCAACAAAAAATAGCCAGGAGCCCCTGGCTATTCTAATTACAAGCTTAATGTTGAATACATCGGAAATTTCGCTGTTAGTGCATCAACACGTGAAGCTGCTTCTTTTAATGATTCTTCATTTTCGATGTTTTTCAATGTAAGGGCAATAATAGAGCCTAATTCTTTCATTGCTTCGTTATCTAACCCACGAGAAGTCACAGCTGCTGTTCCAATTCGAATTCCACTTGTTACAAAAGGACTTTCCGGATCAAAAGGAATTGCATTTTTGTTTGTTGTAATTCCAACGTCATCTAATGCTTTTTCAGCTACTTTTCCAGTTAAACTTAAGCTTTGTAGGTCAAGTAATAATAAATGATTATCCGTACCACCTGATACAAGGTTAATTCCTTCTGCATTCAATGCTTCTGCTAATGCTTTCGCGTTAGAGACGATGTTTTGTGCATATGTCTTGAACTCAGGTTTGAGCGCTTCCCCAAACGCTACTGCCTTCGCTGCGATTACATGCATTAATGGACCACCTTGGATTCCAGGGAAAATCGATTTGTCGATTTTCTTACCAAATTCTTCTTTACAAAGAATCATTCCTCCACGAGGACCACGTAATGTTTTATGTGTTGTTGTTGTTACAAAGTCAGCATAAGGTACTGGGCTTTCATGAACTCCCGCTGCCACTAAACCAGCAATATGAGCCATGTCTACCATTAAGTATGCCCCTACTTCATCCGCTACTTCACGGAATTTTTTGAAGTCGATTGCTCGAGGGTATGCACTTGCTCCCGCAACGATAAGTTTTGGTTTATGTTCTTTTGCTAATGCTAACACCGCATCATAATCAATTTGTTGCTTTTCTTTATCTACACCGTACTCAACGAAATTATATTGAACCCCACTAAAGTTAACTGGGCTACCATGAGTAAGGTGACCACCGTGAGAAAGGTTCATCCCAAGAACAGTATCCCCTGGCTCTAAAATGGTAAAGTATACAGCCATGTTTGCTTGTGCACCTGAATGCGGTTGAACATTGACATATTCAGCACCAAATATTTCTTTTGCACGGTCACGGGCTAAGTCCTCAACGATATCAACATACTCACAGCCACCATAGTAACGACGACCAGGATATCCTTCCGCATATTTATTTGTTAAGACTGAGCCTTGCGCTTCCATTACAGCTTCACTGACAAAGTTTTCAGAAGCAATCATTTCAATTTTGTCCCGTTGACGACCTAACTCCTGTTTAATCGCCTTGTATACGTTAGGGTCTTGATTTTTTAAGAATTCCATCCTTCTTCCCCTTTCATGGTCAAACTCATTATCTTTCGTGTTTTTTCATCTGCATGTTTCATTTTATCAGAAGTAGGCGTTAAAATCTTCTATTTTTTAAAAAATCACATACATTTTTCATTTGTTTTCTTGTTATTATTCGGATATACCGCTCTTTGTCCGCCAATTAACTTCGGACGGGTGACCGCCAACGTCACATGTGCTTGGCCAATTTCCTTCACTGTACTTCGAACCGGTACAGCGACATGCTTTAAGTGCATCCCTATTAATGTATCACCTATATCGATACCAGCATCCGCTTTAATGAATTCGACTACAACCGGATTTTTCATTTGTGTATACGCATAAGAAGCCATTGCCCCACCAGCGGTTTTCACAGGTAAAACGGTAACTTCTTCAAGATGATGTGCCATTTGTGTTTCTTTTTCAACTACTAACGCACGATTTACGTGTTCACAGCATTGAAAGGCAAGAGAAAGTCCATATGTTTTTGCCCACTCATGTAGCGTTTCAAAAATAACTTTGCTCACTTCTTCAGATCCACTAGTGCCAATCTTTTCACCTACTACTTCACTTGTACTTGTCCCAACGACAACAACAGCTCCTTCATGAGGGGATTTTGCTGAAATTAAATCGTTAAGGACCGTTTGTAGGTCTTTTTTTACCGTTGAAAGGTCAATCATCATCTGGCCACCTTTCTTTTATACGTTTTCGATTGCCATTACTTTGTCGACACGTCGAGCATGACGACCACCTTCAAATTCAGTTTCAAGCCAAACTTTTGCAATGTCACGAGCAAGACCTGGCCCAACGATGCGTTCACCCATCGCAAGAACATTCGTATCATTATGCTCTCTCGTAGCTTTTGCACTAAATGTATCGTGCGCTAGAGCACAACGAATCCCTTTCACTTTATTAGCAGCTATGGACATTCCGATACCTGTACCGCAAATTAAGATGCCTCGGTCCACTTCATTTGATACGACTTTTTCACAAACAGGTAATGCATAATCGGGATAATCAACAGAGTCCGTACATTCACATCCAACATCTTCGTACTCAATACCTAGCTCATCCATTAATGCTTTAATTTCTTCTTTAATTTGAAGCCCACCATGATCAGAACCAATGGCTACTTTCATTTTCTTCTCCCCCTATTGTGTTGAAAACTTTTCAATCGTTATCTTTAGTTTATTCGCTTGCGCAGAAAGTTGGTTCGCTGTTTCAGCTACTTCTAGGATTAAAGCGGTTTGTTCTTCTGTCGTTGCAGTCATTTCCGTTGCACCTGCTGAAGTTTCCTCAGAGAATGCAGCCACCTCTTGGGTTTGCTTTGTCGTTTCTAAAATCGCTTTTAACTGATTATCAATTAAACCAGCAATCTCAGTAATCACTGTATTTACATGATGTA
It contains:
- the glyA gene encoding serine hydroxymethyltransferase; this encodes MEFLKNQDPNVYKAIKQELGRQRDKIEMIASENFVSEAVMEAQGSVLTNKYAEGYPGRRYYGGCEYVDIVEDLARDRAKEIFGAEYVNVQPHSGAQANMAVYFTILEPGDTVLGMNLSHGGHLTHGSPVNFSGVQYNFVEYGVDKEKQQIDYDAVLALAKEHKPKLIVAGASAYPRAIDFKKFREVADEVGAYLMVDMAHIAGLVAAGVHESPVPYADFVTTTTHKTLRGPRGGMILCKEEFGKKIDKSIFPGIQGGPLMHVIAAKAVAFGEALKPEFKTYAQNIVSNAKALAEALNAEGINLVSGGTDNHLLLLDLQSLSLTGKVAEKALDDVGITTNKNAIPFDPESPFVTSGIRIGTAAVTSRGLDNEAMKELGSIIALTLKNIENEESLKEAASRVDALTAKFPMYSTLSL
- a CDS encoding TIGR01440 family protein; protein product: MMIDLSTVKKDLQTVLNDLISAKSPHEGAVVVVGTSTSEVVGEKIGTSGSEEVSKVIFETLHEWAKTYGLSLAFQCCEHVNRALVVEKETQMAHHLEEVTVLPVKTAGGAMASYAYTQMKNPVVVEFIKADAGIDIGDTLIGMHLKHVAVPVRSTVKEIGQAHVTLAVTRPKLIGGQRAVYPNNNKKTNEKCM
- the rpiB gene encoding ribose 5-phosphate isomerase B, which codes for MKVAIGSDHGGLQIKEEIKALMDELGIEYEDVGCECTDSVDYPDYALPVCEKVVSNEVDRGILICGTGIGMSIAANKVKGIRCALAHDTFSAKATREHNDTNVLAMGERIVGPGLARDIAKVWLETEFEGGRHARRVDKVMAIENV